One Nocardia iowensis DNA window includes the following coding sequences:
- a CDS encoding class I SAM-dependent methyltransferase — translation MVSTEPLINDVSDTARWAAAYRAIESSRKDALICDPFADRMAGPSGYEIINAAPKKVRSGLGVIVRTKIIDDLIQDSLARGCTRVLNLAAGLDTRPYRLDLPAELTWIEADLPRLLTEKEQLLADETPKCRLERHQVDLSDGATMRSFLDSAVVDPAHTLVIAEGLIQYLEDEQVNELAAALRAANVAWWIVDVMNTTMQTGMEKSYGTMFENAPFRFVSDDPIAYLEERGWAATDVESVYTTARRAGRLPLKMRLLAPLLEPDPRNTAGRPWAGVLRLSPS, via the coding sequence ATGGTATCTACAGAGCCCCTGATCAACGATGTTTCCGACACGGCACGATGGGCAGCAGCATATCGGGCCATAGAATCGTCCCGAAAAGACGCGCTAATCTGTGATCCATTCGCCGATCGCATGGCCGGACCCAGTGGCTACGAGATAATCAACGCGGCTCCGAAGAAAGTGCGGAGCGGACTCGGCGTCATTGTCCGGACAAAGATCATCGACGACCTTATCCAGGATTCATTGGCGCGGGGTTGCACTCGGGTGCTGAACCTTGCCGCCGGCCTCGACACCCGTCCGTATCGCCTCGATCTGCCCGCTGAGCTGACCTGGATCGAAGCCGACCTGCCCCGGTTGCTCACCGAGAAGGAGCAACTTCTGGCCGACGAGACGCCCAAGTGCCGGTTGGAACGGCATCAGGTGGACCTGTCCGATGGGGCCACCATGCGCTCGTTCCTGGATTCCGCGGTGGTGGATCCCGCCCACACCCTGGTCATTGCCGAAGGGCTCATCCAGTACCTCGAGGACGAGCAGGTGAACGAGCTGGCCGCCGCGCTGCGCGCCGCGAACGTCGCCTGGTGGATCGTGGACGTCATGAATACGACGATGCAGACCGGCATGGAGAAGTCTTACGGAACCATGTTCGAGAATGCGCCGTTCCGATTCGTCTCGGATGATCCGATCGCATATCTGGAAGAACGGGGTTGGGCGGCAACGGACGTGGAATCCGTGTACACCACAGCGCGCCGCGCGGGTCGCCTGCCGCTCAAGATGCGGTTGCTCGCTCCGCTGCTCGAGCCGGACCCTCGCAATACCGCGGGCCGGCCGTGGGCCGGTGTGCTCCGGTTGTCCCCGTCGTGA
- a CDS encoding S1 family peptidase has translation MAAGSVTIPASAAPPAEAAILPPSLIEALRRDLGIDADEYLHRVEVAHRLSDYARSARIAHPAAFAGIRMDGARPVVSLTDGVSSGHARAAAEAAGFTVETVSVSEATLRERRAAFERWLAGQTRAVAQSIFGYGIDVAHNSFAVRVAKDIQLPAEVGPVRSITATMPETRPDNSTDEVRSIAAEEPDGAIVGGQSYAFQVDGEAHRCSFGFNATDEKGNAVNITAGHCDPNNLVVQAKRTREPQRIFTVRGTSDERYVPGEKPKLGAELGYFDASSFSPHDYGILRINEAAAPRFRNNLVSAGQLSPPTPSIVPPTLDTGSSPGSAPEAARQGDVVRIDGTADPIDGSVVCKAGFRSGYSCGMVLASGQTAWLNDVPGHGDTPVRFEEMFLTTLCGHQGDSGGPIMAGTKAVGINSSIVTTTTLLDGACGHLPVLLGQPLSTVLREHPGLKVRTS, from the coding sequence ATGGCCGCGGGGTCGGTCACCATCCCGGCCTCGGCCGCCCCGCCTGCCGAGGCAGCCATCCTGCCGCCGAGCTTGATCGAAGCCTTACGGCGCGACCTCGGCATCGACGCCGACGAATACCTGCACCGGGTCGAGGTGGCGCATCGATTGTCCGACTACGCCAGGTCGGCCCGGATCGCACACCCGGCAGCTTTCGCCGGTATCCGGATGGACGGCGCCCGCCCGGTCGTCTCGCTCACCGACGGGGTGAGTTCCGGGCACGCGCGGGCGGCCGCCGAGGCGGCGGGGTTCACCGTGGAAACGGTCTCCGTCAGCGAGGCCACCCTGCGGGAGCGACGAGCCGCGTTCGAGCGCTGGCTGGCCGGGCAGACCCGCGCGGTCGCCCAGTCGATCTTCGGGTACGGAATCGATGTGGCGCACAACAGTTTCGCGGTGCGCGTCGCCAAAGACATCCAACTGCCCGCCGAGGTGGGGCCGGTTCGATCGATCACGGCGACGATGCCGGAAACGCGGCCCGACAACAGCACCGACGAGGTGCGGTCGATTGCGGCCGAGGAGCCCGACGGCGCCATCGTCGGCGGCCAGTCCTACGCCTTCCAGGTCGACGGCGAGGCCCACCGGTGCTCGTTCGGCTTCAACGCCACCGATGAAAAGGGCAATGCGGTCAACATCACCGCCGGCCACTGCGACCCAAACAACCTTGTCGTGCAGGCGAAGCGAACGCGCGAACCACAGCGCATCTTTACCGTGCGTGGCACCTCCGACGAACGGTACGTGCCCGGTGAAAAGCCGAAGCTGGGCGCCGAACTCGGCTACTTCGACGCGTCCAGCTTCAGCCCGCACGACTACGGGATCCTGCGGATCAACGAGGCGGCCGCGCCGCGGTTCCGGAACAACCTGGTCTCGGCCGGACAGCTCTCGCCGCCGACCCCGTCGATCGTGCCGCCCACGCTGGATACCGGCAGCAGCCCCGGCTCAGCGCCGGAAGCCGCACGGCAGGGTGATGTCGTGCGCATCGACGGCACCGCCGATCCGATCGACGGCAGCGTGGTGTGCAAGGCCGGATTCCGGTCCGGCTACTCCTGCGGCATGGTGCTCGCGTCCGGCCAGACCGCCTGGCTGAACGACGTGCCCGGCCACGGCGATACGCCGGTCCGGTTCGAGGAAATGTTCCTCACCACCCTGTGCGGTCACCAGGGTGACAGCGGCGGTCCGATCATGGCGGGCACCAAGGCGGTCGGCATCAACAGCTCCATCGTCACTACCACCACGCTGTTGGACGGCGCCTGCGGGCACCTGCCGGTGCTGCTCGGTCAGCCGCTCAGCACGGTGCTGCGGGAGCACCCGGGCTTGAAAGTCCGCACCAGCTGA
- a CDS encoding ABC transporter permease: protein MRERTAERLSSAQAMRIVAAREIEVRLRSKAFAAITAVLVLAVVGTVLLFHFLDKGATAEAEKVGVTPDTVQFQQLLVAAGAASGQPIETTVVDRNAGEQQVQQGDLTALLVGAANGQLQVVVKSALPDGLRTAFGLVVRQAAMHQEITWLGGDPATVERAIAEAKVDVQPLQPVDEHRGARVGMAAVIGVLSYVMLLISIQLTGQGVVEEKANRIVELLLATIRPWELLAGKVVGIGLVTIIQVAVVAVAGMTSAFATGVLELSTAMVSGVVGWAIVWYLLGYFLYALVIAAAASLVSRQEDLASVAVPISVVVIAAYLIGQSIVPADPHGTSSTVLSMIPLLSPVVMPMRVAYDVPGWQMTGALVAMVLTIAVVARLAGRIYGNAILLTGSRVSVRTALRANAK, encoded by the coding sequence ATGAGGGAGCGAACCGCCGAGCGCCTCTCGTCGGCGCAGGCGATGCGAATCGTCGCGGCGCGGGAGATCGAGGTCCGGCTCCGATCCAAGGCCTTTGCCGCCATCACAGCCGTCCTGGTGCTCGCCGTCGTCGGCACGGTGCTGCTGTTCCATTTCCTCGACAAGGGCGCGACCGCCGAGGCGGAAAAGGTTGGGGTGACGCCGGATACGGTTCAGTTCCAGCAGCTGCTCGTCGCCGCAGGAGCGGCGTCGGGGCAGCCGATCGAGACCACCGTGGTCGACCGGAACGCCGGTGAGCAGCAGGTCCAGCAGGGCGATCTGACGGCGTTACTCGTCGGCGCGGCAAACGGGCAGCTGCAGGTGGTGGTGAAATCCGCGCTGCCGGACGGCCTGCGCACCGCGTTCGGCCTGGTCGTCCGCCAGGCCGCGATGCATCAGGAAATCACCTGGCTCGGTGGCGATCCGGCCACGGTGGAGCGCGCGATCGCCGAGGCGAAGGTCGATGTGCAACCGCTGCAACCGGTCGACGAGCATCGTGGTGCGCGCGTCGGCATGGCGGCGGTGATCGGTGTGCTCAGCTACGTGATGCTGCTGATCAGTATCCAGCTGACCGGGCAGGGTGTCGTCGAGGAGAAGGCCAATCGCATTGTCGAGCTGCTGCTCGCGACGATCCGTCCGTGGGAGCTGTTGGCAGGCAAGGTGGTCGGCATCGGGCTGGTGACCATCATCCAGGTCGCGGTGGTCGCCGTGGCCGGGATGACCAGCGCCTTTGCCACCGGGGTGCTGGAACTTTCGACCGCGATGGTCAGCGGCGTCGTCGGGTGGGCGATCGTGTGGTATCTGCTCGGCTACTTCCTGTATGCCCTGGTGATCGCGGCGGCCGCGTCGCTGGTGTCGCGGCAGGAGGATCTCGCGTCGGTGGCGGTTCCGATCTCCGTTGTGGTGATCGCGGCCTATCTGATCGGACAGTCCATCGTTCCGGCGGATCCGCACGGCACCTCATCGACGGTGCTGTCGATGATTCCGTTGCTGTCTCCGGTGGTGATGCCGATGCGGGTGGCCTACGACGTGCCCGGCTGGCAGATGACGGGCGCACTGGTCGCGATGGTGCTGACCATCGCGGTGGTGGCCCGGTTGGCCGGTCGGATCTACGGCAACGCCATCCTGCTCACCGGCAGCCGAGTCTCGGTGCGCACCGCCCTTCGCGCGAACGCAAAGTGA
- a CDS encoding glycosyltransferase 87 family protein, producing MNERSGFADSAEPVASKHPRAAASSEPTAPARIPMSREQLRWLLIAVGLFIASAILSLLAHWWSGYIDLQVYRNGARVWLDDGELYGPMPPVAGIGLPFTYPPLAALFFAPLALMPLLLAEVLVLVTSLASLAVTLWVVLARIRPELSRLSTLTIVIGAVALLQTFEPLRQTFGFGQINLVLMAAITLDCLVRKPFWPRGMLIGIAVSVKLIPGGYLLYFLLRKDWKAAGTLIVSAIAAVGLGFLLFPSDSTEYWFHTLADTGRIGPPYFAGNQSIKGMVFRLGVADSVATLLWIALSLVAIALAAVWMRRLIDAGATVAALLVNAAVVLLVSPVSWSHHWVWIAPALVVTADVIVRGRRSPLFLGCVGALTLMFLIGPQWLLPHAADKELGWAWWQQLIGSSYVLATLAVFVVAVATYRPVTAGVRKAASAAA from the coding sequence GTGAACGAACGATCGGGGTTTGCGGATTCCGCTGAGCCGGTTGCCTCGAAGCACCCGCGCGCCGCCGCGAGCTCCGAGCCGACCGCCCCGGCACGCATTCCGATGTCCCGTGAGCAGCTGCGCTGGCTGCTGATCGCGGTCGGCCTGTTCATCGCCTCGGCGATCCTGTCGCTGCTGGCCCACTGGTGGTCCGGGTACATCGATCTACAGGTGTATCGCAACGGCGCCCGGGTCTGGCTCGACGACGGCGAGCTGTACGGGCCGATGCCGCCGGTCGCGGGCATCGGATTACCGTTCACCTATCCCCCGCTCGCCGCGCTGTTCTTCGCGCCGCTCGCGCTGATGCCGTTGCTGCTTGCCGAGGTGCTGGTGCTGGTGACCTCGCTGGCGAGCCTGGCCGTCACGCTGTGGGTGGTGCTCGCGCGGATCCGCCCCGAGCTGTCCCGGCTGAGCACCCTGACGATCGTCATCGGCGCGGTCGCGCTGCTGCAGACGTTCGAGCCGTTGCGCCAGACCTTCGGCTTCGGCCAGATCAATCTGGTGCTGATGGCCGCGATCACGCTGGATTGCCTGGTGCGCAAGCCGTTCTGGCCGCGCGGCATGCTGATCGGCATCGCGGTGTCGGTGAAGCTGATCCCCGGCGGGTACCTGCTGTACTTCCTGCTGCGTAAGGACTGGAAGGCGGCGGGCACGCTGATCGTCTCCGCCATCGCGGCGGTCGGCCTCGGTTTTCTGCTGTTCCCCAGCGATTCGACCGAGTACTGGTTCCACACGCTCGCCGATACCGGCCGGATCGGGCCGCCGTACTTCGCGGGTAACCAGTCGATCAAGGGGATGGTTTTCCGGCTCGGCGTCGCCGACTCGGTGGCCACCCTGCTGTGGATCGCGCTGTCCCTGGTGGCGATCGCCCTGGCGGCCGTCTGGATGCGCAGGCTGATCGACGCGGGTGCCACGGTGGCCGCGCTGTTGGTGAATGCCGCGGTGGTGCTGCTGGTTTCGCCGGTGTCCTGGTCGCACCACTGGGTGTGGATCGCACCCGCGCTGGTGGTGACCGCGGACGTCATCGTGCGCGGCAGGCGCAGCCCGCTGTTTCTCGGCTGCGTCGGCGCGCTGACCCTGATGTTCCTGATCGGACCGCAGTGGTTGCTGCCGCACGCCGCGGACAAGGAGCTCGGCTGGGCCTGGTGGCAGCAGCTCATCGGCAGCAGTTACGTGCTCGCCACTCTCGCGGTGTTCGTCGTGGCGGTGGCGACCTATCGCCCGGTGACGGCGGGCGTGAGGAAGGCGGCCAGCGCCGCGGCGTAG
- the purL gene encoding phosphoribosylformylglycinamidine synthase subunit PurL, producing the protein MTSQVDTVSAAAATPDVPQPYKELGLKDDEYARIKEILGRRPTDAELAMYSVMWSEHCSYKSSKVHLRYFGQTTTEQMRASMLAGIGENAGVVDVGDGWAVTFKVESHNHPSYVEPYQGAATGVGGIVRDIMAMGARPIAVMDQLRFGAADAADTRRVVDGVVRGVGGYGNSLGLPNIGGETVFDASYQGNPLVNALCAGVMRVEDLHLAFASGTGNKIILFGARTGLDGIGGVSVLASDTFSGDESGTGRKKLPSVQVGDPFTEKVLIECCLELYAAKLVVGIQDLGGAGLSCATSELAAAGDGGMHIELDRVPLRATGMTPAEVLSSESQERMCAVVTPENVDAFMAVCRKWDVLATVIGEVTDGDRLIVTWHGETVVDVPPRTVAHEGPVYERPVRRPDEQDALIADSTDKLTRPKTGDELRATLLQMLASPQLCSRKWITEQYDRYVRGNTVLAEHADAGVIRIDEQTGRGIALATDASGRYTKLDPYTGAQLALAEAYRNVATTGATPKAVTNCLNFGSPEDPGVMWQFQQAVRGLADGCVALGIPVTGGNVSFYNQTGQTAILPTPVVGVLGVIDDVHRRIPTGLGLEPGETLILLGETHDEFGGSIWSQVAHDHLGGVPPKVDFAREQLLAEVLTAGSRDGMISAAHDLSEGGLVQTVVEAALAGETGCRILLPEDADPFVTLFSESAGRVLVAVPRSEETRFTKMCTARELPWTRIGVVDQGTDSIEVQGQFSVPMDELRAAHEGTLPKLFGASAV; encoded by the coding sequence GTGACTTCGCAGGTCGACACCGTCAGCGCAGCCGCAGCAACTCCCGACGTGCCGCAACCCTATAAAGAGCTGGGTCTGAAGGACGACGAGTACGCCCGCATCAAGGAAATCCTCGGCCGTCGGCCGACCGACGCCGAACTGGCGATGTACTCGGTGATGTGGAGCGAGCACTGCTCCTACAAGTCGTCGAAGGTGCACCTGCGCTACTTCGGCCAGACCACCACCGAGCAGATGCGGGCCTCGATGCTGGCGGGCATCGGGGAGAACGCGGGCGTCGTCGATGTCGGCGACGGCTGGGCGGTCACCTTCAAGGTGGAAAGCCACAACCACCCGTCCTATGTCGAGCCGTATCAGGGCGCGGCCACCGGTGTCGGCGGCATCGTGCGCGACATCATGGCGATGGGCGCACGGCCGATCGCGGTGATGGACCAGTTGCGCTTCGGCGCGGCGGACGCTGCCGATACCCGGCGCGTGGTCGACGGTGTGGTGCGCGGCGTCGGCGGTTACGGCAACTCGCTCGGCCTGCCCAACATCGGCGGCGAGACCGTGTTCGACGCGTCCTACCAAGGCAATCCGCTGGTGAACGCGCTGTGCGCGGGCGTGATGCGGGTCGAGGACCTGCACCTCGCCTTCGCCTCCGGCACCGGCAACAAGATCATTCTGTTCGGCGCGCGCACTGGCCTCGACGGCATCGGCGGCGTCTCCGTGTTGGCCTCGGACACCTTCTCCGGTGACGAGTCGGGCACCGGTCGCAAGAAGCTGCCCAGTGTGCAGGTCGGCGACCCGTTCACCGAGAAGGTGCTCATCGAGTGCTGTCTCGAGCTGTACGCGGCCAAGCTGGTGGTCGGCATCCAGGACCTCGGCGGCGCCGGGTTGTCCTGCGCCACTTCCGAACTGGCGGCCGCGGGCGATGGCGGCATGCACATCGAGTTGGACCGGGTACCGCTGCGCGCCACCGGCATGACCCCAGCCGAGGTGCTCTCCAGCGAATCGCAGGAGCGCATGTGCGCGGTCGTGACGCCGGAGAACGTGGACGCGTTCATGGCGGTGTGCCGCAAGTGGGACGTGCTCGCCACGGTGATCGGTGAGGTCACCGACGGCGACCGGCTGATCGTCACCTGGCACGGCGAAACCGTCGTCGACGTGCCGCCGCGCACCGTCGCGCACGAGGGCCCGGTGTACGAACGGCCGGTGCGGCGACCGGACGAGCAGGACGCGCTGATCGCCGACAGCACCGACAAGCTGACCCGCCCGAAGACCGGCGACGAGCTGCGCGCGACGCTGCTGCAAATGCTGGCCAGCCCGCAGCTGTGCAGCCGCAAGTGGATCACCGAGCAGTACGACCGCTACGTGCGCGGCAACACCGTGCTCGCCGAGCACGCCGACGCGGGCGTCATCCGGATCGACGAGCAGACCGGCCGCGGCATCGCGCTGGCCACCGACGCGTCCGGCCGCTACACGAAGCTGGACCCGTACACCGGCGCGCAGCTCGCGCTCGCCGAGGCCTACCGCAATGTCGCCACCACCGGCGCCACCCCGAAGGCCGTCACCAACTGCCTCAACTTCGGTTCCCCCGAGGATCCCGGCGTGATGTGGCAGTTCCAGCAGGCTGTCCGCGGTCTCGCGGACGGCTGTGTGGCCCTTGGCATCCCGGTCACCGGCGGCAACGTCAGCTTTTACAACCAGACCGGGCAGACGGCCATCCTGCCGACCCCGGTGGTCGGCGTGCTCGGCGTGATCGACGACGTGCACCGGCGCATCCCGACCGGGCTCGGCCTGGAGCCGGGGGAGACGCTGATCCTGCTCGGCGAGACGCACGACGAATTCGGTGGCTCGATCTGGTCGCAGGTCGCGCACGACCACCTCGGCGGCGTGCCGCCCAAGGTCGACTTCGCCCGCGAGCAGTTGCTCGCCGAGGTGCTCACCGCTGGCTCGCGCGACGGCATGATCAGTGCGGCGCACGACCTTTCCGAGGGCGGGCTGGTCCAGACCGTCGTCGAGGCCGCGCTGGCCGGCGAAACCGGTTGCCGCATCCTGCTTCCCGAGGATGCCGACCCGTTCGTGACATTGTTCTCCGAGTCGGCCGGACGGGTACTCGTCGCGGTGCCGCGCTCGGAGGAGACCCGGTTCACCAAGATGTGCACCGCCCGCGAATTGCCGTGGACGCGCATCGGTGTGGTCGACCAGGGTACGGATTCCATTGAGGTGCAAGGGCAGTTCTCCGTCCCCATGGACGAGCTGCGTGCCGCACACGAGGGCACGCTGCCGAAGTTGTTCGGAGCAAGTGCGGTCTGA
- a CDS encoding ABC transporter ATP-binding protein, with protein MTFDVRPGELFGFVGSNGAGKTTTMRIIMGVIAADAGSVRFDGRPVDLVTRRRIGYMPEERGLYPRMKVGAQLQYFARLHGFSDFEASAAAQLWMMRLGIEQRADDDVLKLSLGNQQRVQLATALVHNPDVLVLDEPFSGLDPVAVDVMSSVLRERSADKGSPVLFSSHQLDLVERLCDRVGIVRNGTMVACGAVDELRGRGPALIAIDAPGLDDDWITRMPGVSVDGREESRWVLRLEDHVDDHLVLATALAAGPVREFGRVQPTLTDLFRDATVDSTVDDATVASVEAAA; from the coding sequence ATGACGTTCGATGTGCGCCCGGGGGAGTTGTTCGGGTTTGTCGGCTCCAATGGCGCGGGCAAGACGACCACGATGCGAATCATCATGGGGGTGATCGCTGCCGATGCGGGTTCGGTCCGGTTCGATGGCCGTCCAGTGGATCTGGTGACGCGGCGGCGCATCGGCTACATGCCGGAGGAGCGCGGCCTGTACCCGCGGATGAAGGTGGGTGCGCAGCTGCAATATTTCGCTCGGCTACACGGCTTTTCGGATTTCGAGGCGTCGGCCGCCGCACAGCTGTGGATGATGCGGCTCGGTATCGAACAGCGCGCCGACGACGACGTCCTGAAGCTCAGTCTCGGCAATCAGCAACGCGTGCAGCTGGCGACGGCCCTGGTGCACAACCCGGACGTGCTGGTGCTGGACGAACCGTTCTCCGGTTTGGATCCCGTTGCGGTCGACGTGATGAGTTCGGTGCTGCGCGAACGCAGTGCGGACAAGGGCAGCCCGGTGCTGTTCTCCTCGCATCAACTCGATCTGGTCGAACGGTTATGCGACCGTGTCGGAATCGTCCGTAATGGGACCATGGTGGCCTGTGGGGCAGTTGATGAATTGCGCGGTCGCGGACCGGCATTGATCGCCATCGATGCGCCCGGCTTGGACGACGACTGGATCACCCGAATGCCCGGTGTCTCCGTGGACGGACGCGAGGAGTCCCGGTGGGTCCTGCGCCTGGAGGATCACGTCGACGACCATCTGGTGCTCGCCACCGCGCTCGCGGCCGGGCCGGTACGTGAATTCGGCCGGGTACAACCCACTTTGACCGATCTGTTCCGAGACGCGACGGTCGATTCGACGGTCGATGACGCGACGGTCGCGTCCGTAGAGGCGGCGGCATGA
- a CDS encoding M18 family aminopeptidase, which produces MPVSATAATATGLCAFIDASPSPFHVCRTVAGELEANGFTRLTESQPWPADGPSKHYVVRGGSLIAWATADAAGSTPFRVVGAHTDSPNLRVKQHPDLASAGWQLVGLEPYGGAWLNSWLDRELGISGRLSVLDGDAVREQLVRIDEPILRVPQLAIHLSDDRKGVTLDPQRHVNAIWGVGREPRSFLAFVAEHAELDPAAVLGWELMTHDLAPSRIVGRDQDLVSAPRLDNQGTCYAGLQAFLAAVEEPGAAIPVFATFDHEEVGSQSDRGAQSDLLPTVLERIVLTRGGDRAEFLATLAGSVCASGDMAHATHPNYSDRHEPAHRIEVNGGPVLKVNQNLRYATDAVGAGAFALACAQAGVPLQRYVHRADLPCGSTIGPMTAAGTGMTTVDVGAAQLAMHSAREMMGAADVPAYAAALAAFLTPAVTGR; this is translated from the coding sequence ATGCCCGTTTCCGCCACCGCCGCCACCGCCACCGGATTGTGCGCGTTCATCGATGCGTCGCCCTCGCCCTTCCACGTCTGCCGCACGGTGGCGGGCGAACTCGAGGCCAACGGCTTCACCCGGCTCACCGAATCGCAGCCGTGGCCGGCGGACGGCCCGAGCAAGCACTACGTGGTGCGTGGTGGATCGCTGATCGCCTGGGCGACGGCGGACGCGGCGGGCAGCACACCGTTCCGGGTGGTCGGCGCGCATACCGACAGCCCGAACCTGCGGGTGAAACAGCACCCCGATCTGGCGTCGGCCGGGTGGCAGCTGGTCGGCCTCGAGCCCTACGGCGGCGCCTGGCTCAATTCTTGGCTGGATCGCGAGCTCGGCATCTCCGGGCGACTGAGCGTTCTCGACGGAGACGCGGTGCGCGAGCAGCTGGTTCGCATCGACGAGCCGATCCTGCGGGTGCCGCAGCTGGCCATTCACCTGTCCGATGACCGCAAGGGCGTCACGCTCGATCCGCAGCGCCACGTCAACGCTATTTGGGGGGTCGGCCGCGAACCGCGCTCATTCCTCGCGTTCGTCGCCGAGCATGCGGAGCTCGATCCGGCCGCGGTGCTCGGCTGGGAGCTGATGACGCACGATCTGGCGCCCAGCCGGATAGTGGGCCGGGACCAGGATCTGGTCAGCGCGCCTCGGCTGGACAACCAGGGCACTTGTTACGCGGGCCTGCAGGCCTTCCTCGCCGCCGTCGAGGAGCCCGGCGCGGCCATTCCGGTATTCGCCACGTTCGACCACGAAGAGGTCGGCAGCCAGTCCGACCGCGGCGCCCAGTCCGATCTGCTGCCGACGGTGCTGGAGCGGATCGTGCTCACCCGCGGCGGCGATCGCGCCGAATTCCTTGCCACGCTGGCCGGTTCGGTCTGCGCCTCCGGCGATATGGCGCACGCGACGCACCCCAACTACTCCGACCGGCACGAGCCCGCGCACCGCATCGAGGTGAACGGCGGGCCGGTACTGAAGGTCAACCAGAATCTGCGCTACGCCACCGACGCGGTGGGCGCGGGGGCGTTCGCGCTGGCGTGCGCACAGGCGGGAGTTCCATTGCAGCGCTACGTCCATCGCGCCGATCTGCCGTGCGGATCGACCATCGGCCCGATGACGGCCGCGGGCACCGGCATGACGACGGTCGATGTGGGCGCGGCCCAGTTGGCGATGCACTCGGCGCGCGAAATGATGGGCGCCGCAGATGTTCCGGCCTACGCCGCGGCGCTGGCCGCCTTCCTCACGCCCGCCGTCACCGGGCGATAG
- a CDS encoding hemophore-related protein: MKMRKTRYTIAALAIGAVSAGTALLGAGTAAANPIDDMVGLLVTKCSFSQFDTALHDVAPEAAAKLDASPIHKTALQMTLSAPADQRAAIFGMLTNHRAQIEAMTDTSAANAESGAVMSKVAASCHRY, encoded by the coding sequence ATGAAGATGCGTAAAACCCGATACACGATCGCCGCTCTCGCCATCGGCGCGGTTTCCGCGGGCACCGCATTGCTCGGGGCCGGCACCGCCGCCGCCAATCCGATCGATGACATGGTGGGCCTGTTGGTGACGAAATGCTCGTTCAGTCAGTTCGACACAGCACTGCACGACGTGGCACCGGAAGCAGCAGCCAAGCTCGACGCCTCGCCGATCCACAAGACAGCACTGCAAATGACGCTCTCAGCGCCTGCCGATCAGCGCGCGGCGATTTTCGGGATGCTTACCAACCACCGGGCGCAGATCGAGGCGATGACCGACACCAGTGCCGCCAATGCCGAATCGGGCGCGGTGATGAGCAAAGTCGCGGCCTCCTGCCACCGTTACTGA